Proteins from a single region of Pseudomonas phenolilytica:
- the dhbA gene encoding 2,3-dihydro-2,3-dihydroxybenzoate dehydrogenase: MQMTQQMDFHGRRIWVTGAGQGIGRAVAEGFARLGGEVVGLDRAFPECDYGYRTHVLDVGDAAAVRQACAELLAPGQGIDVLASVAGILRLGAIEALSLADWDDSLRVNVSGAFYLLRELLPRFRAQGRGAVVAVSSNATRVPRMQMAAYAASKAALTSLIRTAGLELATCGVRCNLVSPGSTDTAMQRGMWADDNGRARTIAGLPEQFKLGIPLQKIATPEEVANTVLFLASDLASHITLQDIVVDGGATLAA, from the coding sequence ATGCAGATGACACAACAGATGGATTTTCACGGGCGGCGCATCTGGGTCACCGGCGCCGGCCAGGGCATCGGCCGCGCGGTGGCCGAGGGCTTTGCCCGGCTCGGCGGTGAAGTGGTGGGGCTGGATCGGGCGTTCCCGGAATGCGACTACGGCTATCGCACCCATGTGCTCGATGTGGGTGATGCCGCCGCGGTGCGTCAGGCCTGCGCCGAGTTGCTGGCGCCGGGGCAGGGCATCGACGTGCTCGCCAGCGTCGCCGGCATCCTGCGCCTGGGTGCGATCGAGGCGCTGAGCCTGGCCGACTGGGACGATTCGCTGCGGGTCAATGTTTCCGGCGCTTTCTACCTGCTGCGCGAGCTGTTGCCGCGTTTCCGCGCGCAAGGCCGTGGCGCGGTGGTGGCGGTGAGCAGCAACGCGACCCGGGTGCCGCGCATGCAGATGGCCGCCTATGCGGCGTCCAAGGCGGCGCTGACCAGCCTGATCCGCACCGCCGGGCTGGAGCTGGCGACCTGCGGCGTGCGCTGCAACCTGGTGTCGCCGGGCTCCACCGACACCGCCATGCAGCGCGGCATGTGGGCCGACGACAACGGCCGCGCGCGGACCATCGCCGGCCTGCCCGAGCAGTTCAAGCTCGGCATCCCGCTGCAGAAGATCGCCACACCCGAGGAGGTGGCCAACACCGTGCTGTTCCTCGCCTCGGACCTGGCCAGCCATATCACCCTGCAGGACATCGTCGTCGACGGCGGTGCCACCCTGGCAGCCTGA
- a CDS encoding non-ribosomal peptide synthetase, giving the protein MHDNIIGLLRQLAGQGVHLALNAEDQLVSQSSREALTPELGQLIRTHRDAIVRCLRARQAFDAPIEPTHAEVGPLSSSQSGLWFIEQYQEHSHLYNMPVFFRLSGELDVAALEFAFDALVQRHASLRTRFVRNAEGKGEQQIVAHRGFALVHEDFTGLEESAREARVAERVREEIERPFDLANGELTRVHLLRLGAREHVLLINQHHIISDGWSVKNMFADLKTAFLAYQNRQPLDWGEPPLTFIDYAHWFNSPLFRDYHAEYKPFWVERLAGIPEVHSLPLDRPRPAQQTSGGALVFSTIDNGLWARFKQLCQRHSASPFIGLHALFALLLARHSGERDIVVGTPLAYRERPDIEALVGFFVNTLVLRTQLPEQQSFSDYLRQCRQDDLEAFDHQLYRFEALGEALGMDRHTAINPIFQIMLVYQARVDFNDLIPGCAAVEETSPALPAKTDISVKVTELMDAVRVDWLYATALFERSTVEGYASRLLRLLQAVVADPEQDIWQLPLLDDELLRATGERLAALPAGYPHGLTPLSLFEDWTRRQPQAVALHEGAGHISYAELDARANRLAHWLQAEGCQPGALVGVLARRENAFAVAALAVWKAGCAYVPLDPDYPAERIAHIVSDAGLDLLLGAGAAPFALGELRWVDLHDPELGAQLDARSPTAPPRSDAPQQLAQVIYTSGSTGLPKGVMIEHGALANLLLDHGRRLAIGPGDRMLACMSLSFDAGNMCALLPLSHGACLRWADPGEGLLDEIERTHTTHMIFATALLATLPARPLPSMKAVGFGGEACPPMLAERWGRQFRLIDMYGPTEATVTALTKLIEPDATPSIGRPIDGMQALVLDAHGRLCPVGVPGELCLAGLGLARGYLNQPQRTAAVFREHEIAGVTVRLYHTGDRARLLANGDYQYLGRIDEQLKLRGYRIEPGEIEAQLSISCPALQQVKVIVARQGQRQALVAYASVKAGEAMPDADAILQDVARRLPEYMLPVRLILLERMPLTANGKLDPRRLPPVELADSAVLVAPADELEAAVLAIWQGVLEQPLGVESDFFALGGDSILSIQLTTRLRDAGHACTVREVFEARTVRRLCRVLGQPRERVAIRAEQGVLEGEAFALQPIQQWFFEQPFASPQHWNQGVVLRLPAAIEVAQLMDCMRQLLGHHDALRLAVAARGQRYLTHVKLSEPARLDAATLGEEGLQQALTELQAHLQPAQGRHLAWALIDNLAGGTRGLFIAVHHLAIDAVSWRILVDDLRRLAHGEALPAKTSSYRQWGEGLAAYARRAEAQLPYWQAELAGMPETASAGWAGSGAPREQKLELSEALTRRLQEATRHFAVDMRELLLAALTRALHDLGLGERQWIMLEGHGREAIDPALDVSRTVGWFTSMFPLALRDQADWPQLLRHVAEQLRRVPDKGVGYLPLRANPEYRAQLPLPAVALNYLGVYQSGTDAWQALPIAPGRPSATDNPSAELISLHGGVFDGRLTLRQIGNLRAELNDRLLALLQGNLLALAERAEVSHEQA; this is encoded by the coding sequence ATGCACGACAACATCATCGGCCTGCTCCGGCAGCTCGCCGGACAGGGCGTACACCTGGCGCTCAATGCCGAGGACCAGCTGGTCTCGCAGTCGAGCAGGGAGGCGCTGACGCCCGAGCTGGGTCAGCTGATCCGCACCCATCGCGACGCCATCGTCCGCTGCCTGCGCGCGCGCCAGGCATTCGACGCGCCCATCGAGCCGACCCACGCCGAGGTTGGCCCGCTGTCCTCGTCGCAGAGCGGGCTGTGGTTCATCGAGCAGTACCAGGAGCATTCGCACCTGTACAACATGCCAGTGTTCTTCCGCCTCAGCGGCGAGCTGGACGTGGCCGCGCTGGAATTCGCCTTCGACGCCCTGGTGCAGCGCCACGCCAGCCTGCGCACGCGCTTTGTGCGCAACGCCGAGGGCAAGGGCGAGCAGCAGATCGTCGCCCATCGCGGCTTCGCCCTGGTCCACGAAGACTTCACCGGACTGGAGGAATCGGCCCGCGAGGCACGGGTGGCCGAACGGGTGCGCGAGGAAATCGAGCGGCCGTTCGATCTCGCCAACGGCGAGCTGACCCGCGTACACCTGCTGCGCCTGGGCGCGCGCGAGCACGTGCTGCTGATCAACCAGCACCACATCATTTCCGATGGCTGGTCGGTGAAGAACATGTTCGCCGACCTCAAGACCGCCTTTCTCGCCTACCAGAATCGCCAGCCGCTGGACTGGGGCGAGCCGCCGCTGACCTTCATCGACTACGCGCACTGGTTCAACTCGCCGCTGTTTCGCGACTACCACGCCGAGTACAAGCCGTTCTGGGTCGAGCGCCTGGCCGGCATCCCCGAGGTGCACAGCCTGCCGCTGGACCGGCCGCGCCCGGCACAGCAGACCAGTGGCGGCGCGCTGGTGTTCTCGACGATCGACAACGGCCTGTGGGCGCGCTTCAAGCAGCTCTGCCAGCGCCACAGCGCTTCGCCGTTCATCGGCCTGCACGCGCTGTTCGCCCTGCTGCTGGCGCGCCACAGCGGCGAGCGCGACATCGTCGTCGGCACCCCGCTGGCCTACCGCGAACGCCCGGACATCGAGGCGCTGGTGGGCTTCTTCGTCAACACTCTGGTGCTGCGCACGCAGCTGCCCGAGCAGCAATCGTTCAGCGACTACCTGCGCCAGTGCCGGCAGGACGATCTGGAAGCCTTCGACCACCAGCTGTACCGCTTCGAGGCACTTGGCGAGGCGCTGGGCATGGACCGCCATACGGCGATCAACCCGATCTTCCAGATCATGCTGGTGTACCAGGCGCGGGTCGATTTCAACGACCTGATCCCCGGTTGCGCGGCGGTGGAGGAAACCTCGCCGGCGCTGCCGGCCAAGACCGATATCTCGGTGAAGGTCACCGAGCTGATGGATGCGGTGCGGGTCGATTGGCTGTACGCCACCGCGCTGTTCGAGCGCAGTACCGTCGAGGGGTACGCCAGCCGCCTGCTGCGGCTGTTGCAGGCGGTGGTCGCCGACCCCGAGCAGGACATCTGGCAACTGCCACTGCTCGATGACGAACTGCTGCGCGCCACCGGCGAGCGGTTGGCGGCGCTGCCGGCGGGCTACCCGCACGGGCTGACGCCGTTGTCGCTGTTCGAGGACTGGACGCGCCGCCAGCCGCAGGCCGTGGCGCTGCATGAAGGCGCAGGCCACATCAGCTACGCCGAGCTGGATGCGCGGGCCAACCGCCTCGCGCACTGGCTGCAGGCCGAGGGCTGCCAGCCAGGGGCGCTGGTCGGCGTGCTGGCGCGACGCGAGAACGCCTTCGCCGTCGCCGCGCTCGCGGTATGGAAGGCCGGCTGCGCCTACGTGCCGCTGGACCCGGATTACCCGGCCGAGCGCATCGCGCATATCGTCAGCGACGCCGGGCTTGACCTGCTGCTCGGTGCCGGCGCAGCGCCGTTCGCGCTGGGCGAGCTGCGCTGGGTCGACCTGCACGACCCCGAGCTGGGCGCGCAACTGGATGCCCGGTCGCCCACGGCGCCGCCGCGCAGTGACGCGCCGCAGCAGCTGGCGCAGGTGATCTACACCTCGGGTTCCACCGGCCTGCCCAAGGGCGTGATGATCGAGCACGGCGCGCTGGCCAACCTGCTGCTGGACCACGGCCGCCGTCTGGCCATCGGCCCGGGCGACCGCATGCTCGCCTGCATGTCGCTGTCCTTCGACGCCGGCAACATGTGTGCGCTGCTGCCGCTGAGCCACGGCGCCTGCCTGCGCTGGGCCGACCCCGGCGAAGGCCTGCTGGATGAGATCGAGCGCACGCACACCACCCACATGATCTTCGCCACCGCGCTGCTGGCGACCCTGCCGGCGCGGCCGCTGCCATCGATGAAGGCGGTGGGCTTCGGCGGCGAGGCCTGTCCGCCGATGCTGGCCGAGCGCTGGGGCCGGCAGTTCCGTCTGATCGACATGTATGGCCCGACCGAAGCCACCGTCACCGCGCTGACCAAGCTCATCGAGCCCGACGCGACGCCGAGCATCGGTCGGCCCATCGACGGCATGCAGGCGCTGGTGCTCGACGCGCATGGCCGGCTCTGTCCGGTCGGCGTACCGGGCGAGCTGTGCCTGGCCGGGCTGGGTCTGGCGCGCGGCTACCTGAACCAGCCGCAGCGCACCGCCGCGGTGTTCCGCGAGCATGAGATCGCCGGCGTGACGGTGCGGCTGTATCACACCGGCGACCGCGCGCGGCTGCTGGCCAACGGCGACTACCAGTACCTCGGGCGCATCGACGAGCAGCTCAAGCTGCGCGGCTATCGCATCGAACCCGGCGAGATCGAGGCGCAGCTCTCCATCAGCTGCCCGGCGCTGCAACAGGTCAAGGTCATCGTCGCCCGCCAGGGTCAGCGCCAGGCGCTGGTGGCCTACGCCTCGGTCAAGGCGGGTGAAGCCATGCCAGACGCCGACGCCATCCTGCAGGACGTGGCGCGGCGCCTGCCGGAATACATGCTGCCGGTGCGGCTGATCCTGCTCGAGCGTATGCCGCTGACCGCCAACGGCAAGCTCGACCCGCGGCGGCTGCCGCCGGTGGAACTGGCCGACAGCGCCGTGCTGGTGGCGCCGGCGGACGAGCTGGAAGCGGCGGTGCTGGCGATCTGGCAGGGTGTGCTCGAGCAGCCGCTGGGGGTGGAGAGCGACTTCTTCGCCCTCGGCGGCGATTCGATCCTGAGCATCCAGCTGACCACCCGCCTGCGCGATGCCGGGCATGCCTGCACGGTCAGGGAAGTGTTCGAGGCGCGCACCGTGCGCCGCCTGTGCCGGGTGCTCGGCCAGCCGCGCGAACGGGTGGCGATCCGTGCCGAGCAGGGCGTGCTGGAGGGCGAAGCCTTCGCCCTGCAACCGATCCAGCAGTGGTTCTTCGAGCAACCGTTCGCCAGCCCGCAACACTGGAATCAGGGCGTGGTGCTGCGTCTGCCGGCCGCCATCGAGGTGGCGCAGCTGATGGATTGCATGCGCCAGCTGCTGGGTCATCACGACGCGCTGCGCCTGGCGGTCGCTGCGCGCGGCCAGCGCTATCTGACACATGTGAAATTGAGCGAGCCGGCGCGGCTCGATGCGGCAACGCTCGGCGAGGAAGGCTTGCAGCAGGCGCTGACCGAGCTGCAGGCGCACCTTCAGCCGGCGCAGGGGCGCCACTTGGCCTGGGCGTTGATCGACAACCTCGCCGGCGGTACGCGCGGGCTGTTCATCGCCGTGCATCATCTGGCGATCGACGCGGTGTCCTGGCGCATCCTGGTCGATGACCTGCGCCGGCTCGCACACGGCGAGGCGCTGCCGGCCAAGACCAGCAGCTACCGCCAGTGGGGCGAGGGGCTGGCCGCCTATGCCCGTCGTGCCGAAGCGCAGCTGCCGTACTGGCAGGCCGAACTCGCCGGTATGCCCGAGACAGCGTCGGCGGGCTGGGCGGGTAGCGGCGCGCCGCGTGAACAGAAGCTGGAACTGAGCGAGGCACTGACGCGGCGGCTGCAAGAGGCCACCCGGCACTTCGCGGTGGACATGCGCGAGCTGCTGCTGGCCGCGCTGACCCGCGCGCTGCACGACCTCGGGCTGGGCGAGCGGCAGTGGATCATGCTCGAAGGCCACGGCCGCGAGGCCATCGACCCGGCGCTGGATGTCAGCCGCACGGTCGGCTGGTTCACCAGCATGTTCCCGCTGGCGCTGCGCGATCAGGCGGACTGGCCGCAGCTGCTGCGCCACGTCGCCGAGCAGCTGCGACGGGTGCCGGACAAGGGCGTCGGCTACCTGCCGCTGCGCGCCAATCCCGAGTATCGAGCGCAGCTGCCGCTGCCGGCGGTAGCCCTCAACTACCTCGGTGTCTACCAGAGCGGCACGGATGCCTGGCAGGCACTGCCCATCGCCCCCGGCCGGCCGAGCGCGACGGACAACCCCTCGGCGGAGCTGATCAGCCTGCACGGCGGCGTGTTCGACGGACGCCTGACCCTGCGGCAGATCGGCAACCTGCGCGCCGAGCTGAACGATCGGCTGCTGGCGCTGCTGCAGGGCAACCTGCTGGCGCTGGCCGAACGCGCGGAGGTCAGCCATGAACAGGCTTGA
- a CDS encoding amino acid adenylation domain-containing protein: MNRLERHFTEQFQCHAARPALGCLGDSFSYAELQARVAAIAMQLRQCGLRAGERVGIHLQRSPDLVASVLACLREGLCFVPLEPEFPHERLQGIASDAQLSLVLQEQPVAFAQPTWQLRPGLAGELEWPEQAERLPAYMMFTSGSTGRPKGVVINRAALANFLAAATARLGIGPATRWLFTTTPAFDISLLEMLGPLWSGGYVEVICAPTHKDPVELLQVLARRSDLNTLQATPAFWRMLLKAGWQGRPGLRALCGGEALDATLATRLGGCVGELWNCYGPTEATVWSLMARIELPLEEAGVLLRQSLDGYRHWLLDEHGEAVALGGEGELCIEGPSLADGYWQRDDLTAQAFIDWHGRRLYRTGDRARRVGEDVYLYCGRRDDQIKLRGFRIELGEIEASLRRLAGVQDAAVRLHGEGDEACLVGYVELREAGALSRVAIRRELQRSLPHYMVPGRIVLLECLPKTASGKIDRKRLVEVV; this comes from the coding sequence ATGAACAGGCTTGAGCGGCACTTCACCGAGCAGTTCCAGTGTCATGCCGCGCGCCCGGCGCTGGGTTGCCTGGGCGACAGCTTCAGCTACGCCGAGCTGCAGGCGCGGGTCGCGGCCATCGCCATGCAGCTGCGCCAGTGCGGTCTGCGGGCCGGCGAGCGGGTCGGCATCCACCTGCAACGCTCGCCGGATCTGGTCGCCAGCGTGCTCGCCTGCCTGCGCGAAGGGTTGTGCTTCGTGCCGCTGGAGCCGGAATTCCCGCACGAACGGCTGCAGGGCATCGCCAGCGATGCGCAGCTGAGTCTTGTGCTGCAGGAGCAGCCGGTGGCGTTTGCGCAGCCGACCTGGCAGCTGCGCCCGGGCCTCGCCGGCGAGCTGGAATGGCCCGAACAGGCCGAGCGCCTGCCGGCGTACATGATGTTCACTTCCGGCTCCACCGGCCGGCCCAAGGGTGTGGTGATCAACCGCGCCGCGCTGGCCAACTTCCTCGCCGCGGCGACCGCGCGCCTCGGCATCGGCCCGGCGACGCGCTGGCTGTTCACCACCACCCCGGCGTTCGATATCTCGCTGCTGGAGATGCTCGGCCCGCTGTGGAGCGGCGGCTATGTCGAGGTGATCTGCGCGCCGACCCACAAGGACCCGGTCGAGCTGCTGCAAGTGCTCGCGCGGCGCAGCGATCTCAACACCCTGCAGGCCACCCCGGCGTTCTGGCGCATGCTGCTCAAGGCCGGCTGGCAGGGCCGGCCCGGACTGCGGGCGCTGTGTGGCGGCGAGGCGCTGGATGCCACGCTGGCGACCCGGCTGGGCGGCTGCGTCGGCGAATTGTGGAACTGCTATGGGCCGACCGAGGCGACGGTGTGGTCGTTGATGGCGCGTATCGAACTGCCGCTCGAGGAGGCCGGCGTGCTGCTGCGCCAGTCGCTGGACGGCTACCGTCACTGGCTGCTGGACGAGCACGGCGAAGCCGTCGCGCTGGGCGGCGAGGGCGAGCTGTGCATTGAGGGGCCGTCGCTGGCCGACGGCTACTGGCAGCGCGACGACCTCACCGCGCAGGCCTTCATCGACTGGCACGGCAGGCGGCTGTATCGCACCGGCGACCGGGCGCGCCGCGTCGGCGAGGATGTCTACCTGTACTGCGGACGGCGTGACGACCAGATCAAGCTGCGCGGTTTTCGCATCGAACTGGGCGAGATCGAGGCCAGCCTGCGCCGGCTGGCCGGCGTGCAGGACGCCGCGGTGCGGCTGCATGGCGAAGGCGATGAGGCCTGTCTGGTCGGCTATGTGGAATTGCGCGAGGCCGGGGCGCTGAGTCGGGTGGCGATCCGGCGCGAGCTGCAGCGCAGTCTGCCGCACTACATGGTGCCGGGGCGGATTGTGTTGCTGGAGTGTTTGCCGAAGACGGCCAGCGGGAAGATTGATCGTAAGCGGTTGGTCGAGGTGGTTTGA
- a CDS encoding ABC transporter substrate-binding protein — protein sequence MTLKMHRSLVAVLLAGLLALPAYADTRQVTDAMGNTVTVPEAPQRVITLSEIDLDTALTLGVTPVGTINGRGQAAPPRYLDGKLPAGIEVVGDIDNPNLETLLELEPDLILTGPVKPEQLAILNEIAPTVITFNWARPWQESMQRTAQALNKEAEAKAVLERYRARVEAARQRLAAHQGETLSIVRWNPKGPSYMFKDAFASTVAEDVGLLRPAHQQDRGHTHSMALSLESLELLDADWLVIGTLATSGEAVEAMNQAEQTPAFRQLSAIQAKRFGAVDGSLWTSLGGPMAALQVIEDIEGLLGKAEAEPVVKD from the coding sequence ATGACCCTGAAGATGCACCGCAGCCTCGTCGCCGTGCTGCTCGCCGGCCTGCTCGCCCTGCCCGCCTACGCCGACACCCGCCAGGTGACCGACGCCATGGGCAACACGGTCACCGTGCCGGAAGCACCCCAGCGGGTGATCACCCTCAGCGAGATCGACCTGGACACCGCACTGACCCTCGGCGTCACCCCGGTCGGCACCATCAACGGCCGCGGCCAGGCCGCGCCGCCACGCTATCTGGACGGCAAGCTGCCGGCCGGCATCGAGGTGGTCGGCGACATCGACAACCCCAATCTGGAGACTCTGCTGGAACTGGAACCCGACCTGATCCTCACCGGCCCGGTGAAGCCGGAGCAGCTGGCGATCCTCAACGAGATCGCGCCGACGGTGATCACCTTCAACTGGGCACGCCCCTGGCAGGAAAGCATGCAGCGCACCGCGCAGGCGCTGAACAAGGAAGCCGAAGCCAAGGCCGTGCTGGAGCGCTATCGCGCACGGGTCGAAGCCGCGCGCCAGCGTCTGGCGGCCCATCAGGGCGAAACGCTGAGCATCGTGCGCTGGAATCCCAAAGGGCCGTCGTACATGTTCAAGGATGCCTTCGCCAGCACCGTCGCCGAAGACGTCGGGCTGCTCCGCCCCGCTCACCAGCAGGACCGCGGTCACACCCATTCGATGGCGCTGAGCCTGGAATCGCTGGAACTGCTCGACGCCGACTGGCTGGTGATCGGCACGCTGGCGACCAGCGGCGAGGCGGTCGAGGCGATGAATCAGGCCGAGCAGACGCCGGCCTTCCGTCAACTGTCGGCCATTCAGGCGAAGCGCTTCGGTGCGGTGGACGGGTCGTTGTGGACTTCGCTTGGCGGGCCGATGGCGGCGCTGCAGGTGATCGAGGATATCGAGGGGTTGTTGGGTAAGGCGGAGGCTGAGCCGGTGGTGAAGGATTGA
- a CDS encoding ABC transporter ATP-binding protein — MTALRAANLHFAYQDKVVLDDVSFSLPRGKLIGIVGPNGSGKSTLLKLLARQLPLQRGTVEIHGKPLTHYSLKALARELAFLPQRPVLAEGIRVEQLVQYGRHPHQGWFNQWSEEDADQVARAREAMQLDAIWQRSASSLSGGQAQRAWLGMILAQNTDLILLDEPTSALDIGHQAEVMEAVHGIAAAGRTVLIVIHDLGIAARYCDELIALADGRVQAIGPARQVMTKALVDRLYDTDVDILHAPGDGAPVIVPRRRQSHVAPQPLRHEHPEKERMQ, encoded by the coding sequence ATGACTGCCCTGCGTGCAGCAAACCTGCATTTCGCCTATCAGGACAAGGTCGTGCTCGACGACGTGTCCTTCAGCCTGCCGCGCGGCAAGCTGATCGGCATCGTCGGCCCCAACGGCAGCGGCAAATCCACCCTGCTCAAGCTGCTGGCCCGCCAGCTGCCTTTGCAACGCGGCACGGTGGAGATCCACGGCAAGCCACTGACGCACTATTCGCTCAAGGCGCTGGCGCGCGAGCTGGCCTTCCTGCCGCAACGCCCGGTGCTGGCCGAGGGCATTCGCGTCGAGCAACTGGTGCAGTACGGCCGTCACCCGCATCAGGGCTGGTTCAACCAGTGGAGCGAGGAAGACGCCGATCAGGTCGCCCGCGCCCGCGAGGCGATGCAGCTCGACGCCATCTGGCAGCGCAGCGCCTCCTCGCTCTCCGGCGGCCAGGCGCAACGGGCCTGGCTGGGCATGATCCTGGCGCAGAACACCGACCTGATCCTGCTCGACGAACCCACCAGCGCACTGGATATCGGCCACCAGGCCGAGGTGATGGAGGCGGTACACGGCATCGCCGCCGCCGGGCGCACGGTGCTCATCGTGATCCACGACCTCGGCATCGCCGCGCGCTATTGCGACGAGCTGATTGCCCTGGCCGACGGCCGCGTGCAGGCCATCGGCCCGGCGCGGCAGGTGATGACCAAGGCGCTGGTCGACCGCCTCTACGACACCGACGTGGACATCCTCCACGCTCCCGGCGACGGCGCTCCGGTGATCGTGCCACGCCGCCGCCAGAGCCACGTCGCACCGCAACCGCTGCGCCACGAACACCCCGAAAAGGAACGCATGCAATGA
- a CDS encoding FecCD family ABC transporter permease: MPPIANPSGVWTLRIGGLSLLLHRRNWLMFGLLALLLVALAVLAISLGSGSLGVRDVIATLAGRGSKLQEIMVFKLRLPRVTAAIVAGLAMGMAGCLIQTLVRNRLATPDMIGVNEGASLAVVAFALYLTLGNWPWWASPLGALLAAAALFALCRRPGEQGYLFIVIGIALSELLGAIGDFAMSTQPLVHLGSIYLWTMGHFAGISYQTVSPIAVLLALLCPLLALVNRPLALLRFGDATAQNLGIRVPMIQLGVLALAILVAALGTAIGGPVVFIAMAAPILASWLARDNLAPIWLSALCGALLLLGSDTLVRVLAQPEEIPTGIMTRLLGGILLLGLLIKDRRGAD; the protein is encoded by the coding sequence ATGCCGCCCATTGCCAATCCTTCCGGCGTCTGGACGCTGCGCATCGGCGGCCTGAGCCTGCTGCTGCACCGGCGCAACTGGCTGATGTTCGGCCTGCTGGCGCTGCTGCTGGTCGCCCTCGCGGTGCTGGCGATCAGCCTGGGCAGCGGCAGCCTCGGTGTGCGCGACGTGATCGCCACGCTCGCCGGTCGCGGCAGCAAGCTGCAGGAGATCATGGTGTTCAAGCTGCGCCTGCCGCGGGTCACGGCGGCCATCGTCGCCGGACTGGCCATGGGCATGGCCGGCTGCCTGATCCAGACCCTGGTACGCAACCGCCTGGCCACGCCGGACATGATCGGCGTGAACGAAGGCGCGTCGCTCGCCGTGGTCGCCTTCGCCCTTTACCTGACGCTCGGCAACTGGCCCTGGTGGGCTTCGCCGCTCGGCGCCCTGCTCGCCGCCGCCGCGCTGTTTGCCCTGTGCCGGCGTCCCGGCGAGCAGGGCTATCTGTTTATCGTCATCGGCATTGCGCTGTCCGAGCTGCTCGGCGCCATCGGCGACTTCGCCATGTCGACCCAGCCGCTGGTACATCTGGGCAGCATCTACCTGTGGACGATGGGCCACTTCGCCGGCATCAGCTACCAGACGGTCAGCCCCATCGCGGTGCTGCTGGCGCTGCTCTGCCCGCTGCTGGCGCTGGTCAACCGGCCGCTGGCGCTGCTGCGCTTCGGCGACGCCACCGCACAGAATCTCGGCATCCGCGTGCCGATGATCCAGCTCGGCGTGCTCGCCCTGGCGATCCTGGTAGCGGCGCTGGGCACCGCCATCGGCGGGCCGGTGGTGTTCATCGCCATGGCCGCGCCGATCCTCGCCTCGTGGCTGGCGCGCGACAATCTCGCGCCGATCTGGCTGTCGGCGCTGTGCGGCGCGCTGCTGCTGCTCGGCAGCGACACGCTGGTGCGTGTGCTCGCCCAGCCCGAGGAAATCCCCACCGGAATCATGACGCGCCTGCTCGGCGGCATCCTGCTGCTCGGCCTCTTGATCAAGGACAGACGAGGAGCTGACTGA
- a CDS encoding FecCD family ABC transporter permease gives MPTDSTMPAFQKATLVAGGGLLLVLLALSLATGAGVYGAESVLGYLLGAPEYVADDKLAMVVDTLRLPRTFAALVVGASLAIAASLLQSATRNPLAEPGLLGVNAGAVLGLVIGLIYFGVESTQGYLLWSGLGALLGNLVVLGIGLMLGQASPLKLILAGVALGAIFGGLANYLLLSTRVALEQFRFWNLGSLSASRLDALATVAPLAVLGLILAALLCRQLTLMQMGDSQARALGIHTSWVRLGVLAASTLLTACAISLAGPVGFVGFLAAYCARLLEPVALLRQLLFSTLFGMLFLLAADVLARWLLQPYELPVGTLLAALGAPALIAIVLRGGFRSLLTVR, from the coding sequence ATGCCAACTGATTCGACGATGCCGGCATTCCAGAAGGCCACCCTCGTTGCCGGGGGCGGCCTTCTGCTGGTGTTGCTAGCCCTTTCGCTGGCCACCGGCGCCGGCGTGTATGGCGCCGAATCCGTGCTCGGCTACCTGCTCGGGGCGCCCGAGTACGTGGCGGACGACAAGCTGGCGATGGTCGTCGATACCCTGCGTCTGCCGCGCACCTTCGCCGCGCTGGTGGTCGGCGCCAGTCTGGCGATCGCCGCCTCGCTGCTGCAGAGCGCGACGCGCAACCCCCTGGCCGAACCCGGCCTGCTCGGCGTGAATGCCGGTGCGGTACTCGGGTTGGTGATCGGCCTGATCTATTTCGGCGTCGAGTCGACCCAGGGCTACCTGCTCTGGTCGGGGCTCGGCGCGCTGCTGGGCAATCTGGTCGTACTCGGCATCGGCCTGATGCTCGGCCAGGCCAGCCCGCTCAAGCTGATTCTCGCCGGCGTGGCGCTGGGCGCCATCTTCGGCGGACTGGCGAACTACCTGCTGCTATCCACCCGCGTGGCGCTCGAACAGTTCCGTTTCTGGAACCTTGGCTCGCTGTCCGCCTCGCGCCTCGACGCGCTCGCCACCGTCGCCCCGCTCGCCGTGCTCGGACTGATCCTCGCGGCACTGCTGTGCCGGCAGCTGACGCTGATGCAGATGGGCGACAGCCAGGCACGCGCGCTGGGCATCCACACCAGCTGGGTGCGTCTCGGCGTGCTGGCGGCGTCCACCCTGCTCACGGCCTGCGCCATTTCCCTGGCCGGCCCGGTGGGCTTCGTCGGTTTCCTCGCTGCCTACTGCGCGCGGCTGCTCGAGCCGGTGGCGCTGTTGCGCCAGCTGCTGTTCTCCACGCTGTTCGGCATGCTCTTCCTGCTCGCCGCCGACGTGCTCGCGCGCTGGCTGCTGCAACCCTACGAGCTGCCGGTCGGCACGCTGCTGGCGGCACTCGGCGCGCCGGCGCTGATCGCCATCGTGCTGCGCGGTGGCTTCCGTTCACTGCTGACGGTGAGGTAA